The Paenibacillus amylolyticus genome contains the following window.
GGTAAATCTGGTATACCACACTCTCTTTCCACCAAACGATATCGCCCACCTCGCTCTCATCTTTGTCCAATATATAATTTGAACTAAAGAATATTTACACTGGACACTCCGATGACAGAACAACCATCCGATCGCTGTTATCCCCAGATTTTATGAATTCCCCTAATAAGGAAAAAATCCAGGTATAGCCTATGCTTCCGATGCAGCTTTCTTTCAGAAAGCTTTTAGGCGAACGCATTCGCTTCTTCAGGTTATTTCTGTCCTCTCCGTTTTGTGTAAATGTTTAGTTAAATTTATATATAATCTCTGTTCACTATATTAAGCCGTTAATATGTTTTATCCGAAATGATTCCCTTGTAAACATGTGAAAGGATTCTTATGCAAAAAGACCCGGTCATGGACCGCGATCTGCGGCTCAATTCCGGGTCCTTCCTGGTGGGAATAAGAATAGCTTAAATCCCACGTAACCGATCCAGGCACCAATGGTGTTCAGAATAACGTCATCCACATCGAACGAACCTACACGGGTAATCAATTGTGTAACCTCAACACCAAGCAAAAGCAAAACAACTGTAGTTGTGAAGGTCAGGAACGCACGACATCTCCGAAACAACCATGGAATCCAGATCCCCAGCGGAATGAATAATACGATATTGCCAAACAAATTTTTGACCCAGGCACCCGTATGGTACCTCTCCCTCTCCAATAGAAGAGGCCGTATGGTCTCAAAGGGGATGACATTATATTGATAATACACACCTGGTGTTCGTCCACGGACAAACAATAAATTACCCATAATCAATATGTAAAGCACTGCCATGCAACCAACAATTACGAGCATAAACTTGGAGTGGAGCCAAGACTTTTCGTTCATTCCTTCTATCCTCCGACCTTGTTATTCGCGAAGCGGTAGGTCTATTTTAACGGGATATAGATCTTCATGTCCAATTGTTCAGGGGTTGATTTCCAAACATCCGTCACTTCAAAGTCTGGCCCTTCCCTCCGTTCATCGTTCGATGTTAAGCCAAAATCCCCTTGTTCTACAAGGAGATGCTCTCTACTCTGATTGATTAACCAGTAGAGATCACTCTTGTGAACAAGGGGATTTATTTCTCAAAATCTATGCTCAACCTTTCCAGTTCCCGGACACGGGATGAATGCCCCAGATATCTGTAGCATACTCACTAATGGTACGGTCACTGGAGAATATGCCGGAATGCGCCGTATTCAAGATCGCTTTTTGAGTCCAGTCCGGAATATCCCGATACGCCTGGTCAATGGCAGCATGCGCGTCTGCATAAGCAGCGAAATCACGCAATACAAAGTATTCGTCACCATGAGCCAACAACGAGTCGTAAATATCCCAGAACTCCCCGTCACGATAACAGAATGCACCTGGATGCACCAATTGCTCCACGACCTCGCGAATACGTTCATCATGCTGCACAATCTCATTTGGACGATAGCTGCCGGAACGATAATACTCAAGCACTTCGTCTGCGCGCAGACCATAGATGAACATATTCTCTTCTCCGACCTGCTCTGCCATCTCCACATTGGCTCCATCCATCGTACCAATCGTCAAAGCACCGTTCATCATAAACTTCATGTTTCCCGTACCGGAAGCTTCCTTACCTGCTGTTGAGATCTGCTCACTAACATCCGCAGCAGGAATGATCTTCTCTGCAAGAGAGACAGAATAGTTCTCGAGGAAAAATACCTTCAGGCGATCATTCACAGCCGCATCTCGATTCACCGTGTCAGACACGGTGTTGATCAGCTTGATAATTTTCTTGGCAAAATAATAACTCGGCGCTGCCTTGGCACCAAAGATAAACGTACGTGGCACCATATCAAACGAAGCGTCATTCTTAAGCCGGTTATACAGATGCATCACATGCAGAATGTTCAACAGTTGCCGTTTGTACCCATGCAACCTCTTTACCTGTACATCAAAGATGGAATCCGGATTTACTGTTGTACCCGTATGATCCAGAATGTATGCAGCAAGCCGCTCTTTGTTATCCCGCTTAATGGAATGGAACTGCTCCTGGAAAGATGTATTATCCGCAAAACCTGCCAGTTGGTCCAGCTTGCCCGGCTCTGTTATCCATTCGTTCCCGATCGTATCTGTAATCAGATCCGACAGTTTCGGATTGGCATGCATCAACCAGCGACGATGGGTAATACCATTGGTTTTGTTATTGAAACGCTCTGGATACAGTGCATAGAACGGCGCCATCTCGCGCTCTTTCAAAATCTCGGTATGCAGTGCGGCAACACCATTCACGCTATGACTGCCTACAATAGCCAGATGTGCCATCCGTACCTGATCGTTTGCAATGATCGCCAGATGCCCTATACGGTCCTGATCTCCCGGATACCGGTCCAGCAGCATGCCACAGAAGCGTTTGTTGATCTCTTCAATAATCATGTAAATCCGCGGCAGCAGTTTGCTGATCATGGCTACAGGCCATTTTTCAAGCGCCTCACTCAGCGTTGTATGATTGGTATACGATACAGTACGCGTTGTGATATCCCATGCTTCATCCCAGCCATAACCCTTCACATCAATCAGGATGCGCATCAGTTCTGGAATCACCAAGGTTGGATGCGTGTCGTTAATGTGGAAGGCCACTTTATCCGGCAAACGATCATACGACAGCTCCAGCTTGTTGAATGTACGCAACGCACTCTGTACGCCTGCCGAACACATGAAATATTGCTGCTTCAATCGCAACAGCTTTCCTTCGTACTGGGAATCATCGGGATACAGGAATTCCGAGATCGATTCCACCGAACGGCTATAATCCAGATAACCGTAGTAGTTCGAAGGGGTATCGAGTGAAGTCTCGCGCTTCGGCTCGGCACTCCATAGACGTAATGTGTTCACATGCGTTTGACCATAACCGATGACAGGCACGTCATAGGGGATCGCAACAACCGATTCGGCATCTTTGGTAACAAACTGATAATGTCCATCCTGCTCATGAGCTTCAACCCGGCCCCAGAACTGGACTTCCACCTTTTTGTCTGGACGGCGCACTTCCCATTCGTTGCCTTTATCCAGCCAATTGTCAGGTAACTCGACCTGATTGCCATTGATAATTTTTTGTTCAAACAAACCGTACTTGTAGCGAATGCCGCAGCCATGTCCTGCATAGCCGAGGGAAGCGAGTGAATCCAGGAAACAGGCAGCGAGTCGTCCCAGACCTCCGTTACCCAATCCCGCATCTGCCTCTTGCTCTTCTACCTCTTCCAAGGAGAAGCCCAGCTCAGCGAGACTGTCACGGACCAATTCCAATTCATTCACATTCAGCAGATTGTTGCCGAGCAGACGTCCAATCAGGAATTCCAGCGAGAAGTAATACACCTGTTTATCCTGGCGCTGCTTAAACCCCTGATTCGACGCTGCCCAATCCTGGCCTGCATATTCACGGATCATGCTTCCCAGTACGTGGTAGACGTCTTCCTGCGTTGCTTCTTCAATCGGTTTGCCCAATTTGCTGACCAGATTCCGTGTAAAGATACTCTTGAACGTTTCCTTGTTGTCAAACAAAAGTAGGTTCCTCCCGGGGAAATCCTGCAGGATGATGGCGGTTCATACACTCAACAATTTGGTTTGAACATGCGCACGTTACGGTTACGAATCGTTCTTTTGATCGCTGTTATCCCTGTATTTTTTTGAATTTATTATTTAGATGTGAAAATACAGGGATAAAGGCGACCGCTACGCTTCTTCAGAATCGATTTCGTCCCCTTCACTTACTGCTACGCTCTTTACCAAACAACTTTCGTCTACGAACCTTAAATCCATCCTGCAGGATTTTTATTTTATATATATTTATAGAAGATATCGGTTGCGTGCGGGCTTTAGATAATAGTGCTTTTCGCTAAAATGTATGGATTCGACGGGGCACCGATCAGGGTCTGTCCTCCGGTCAGCTTCACGTCTTTATCCAGAATGACGTTCTCAAGTACTGTCCCCTCACCAATATAGCATTTCTGCATGATGATGGAACCCTTGATTTTGGCACCTTTAGCCACCTGTACACCCCGGAATAAAATGCTGTCTTCCACCTCTCCAGCTACAATGCAGCCATTGGCCAGAAGTGAATGTTTAACATCGGCGGTATCCAAATATTTGGCAGGGGCTTCATATTTAATTTTCGTCTGGATTGGATCTTCCTTGAACAGTTGTTCATATTGCCCTGTGTTGAGCAGTTCCATGCTGTTGCGATAATAACTGTCAATCGAATTGATAACTGCGTGATAGCCATCATATGCATATGCAGCGATATTCAATCCATCCGGATTTTTTTGAATGACATCCCGGAAGAAATGGCTCTCGCCATGATCGATACAGCGCTGCACTTGGCGCAGGAACAATTCCTTTTCCATAATGAAAATTTCTGTATATATATTCGGGTGGTTGGCGCTTTGGTGAATGTCCACCACGTTACCGTCTCCGTCATGGTCAACTTTGACACAGGCGTCATGCTCAGGCAGGAGCTGATCCACTTTTTTGCAGACCAGTGTAACATCCGCTCCTTTGCTGATGTGATACCTGTAGACATCCTGGAGGTCTGCTTTGGTCACATGGCGACTGCCTGCATGCACGACGTATTGACCCGATCCTCTATGGAAAAAGTCCAAATTGTTATGAAAATGCTGCAAGTCCCCCTGTGATGTATCTGTTGGATCGTTCCAGTCTGGTGGCAAAATAAACATACCCCCATGCTTGCGATCCAGATCCCACGGCTTACCGTCCCCGAGATGGTCCATTAGAGAGCGATACTTGCGACGGACAAACACACCTATACTCTCAATTCCGGCATTCATCATATTGGATAGAACAAAATCAATCAGACGGTAACGCCCGGCATAAGGCACCGCGGCTCCGCAGCGAAAGTACGTCAATTCCTTCAATTCTTCAAGTTCGTGGTCAAGGTTAATAACTCCGATCAATGGTTTCATCGCATGCACCGTCCTTTTGGCTTCAATTAGGCCTTGCTGGTTATACCTTGGCGAAGCTGACGTTCCAGTTCTTCCTGATCCACGAGCAATATATCACTTTCATCTCCTGGTGCAGGCGAGATCTGTGTACCATCCGGAATAACCAATCCTTCGGAGATAATCGCTCGATGAATGCGCACATTTTGCCCGATCTTCACCCTTGGCATGATGACCGAATCGATCACGGCGCTGTTCTCTCCCACTTCAATTCCATAGAACAATACAGAATGATTGACCTCCCCATGTACAACACTGCCTTCACTGATAATGCAATTTCGCACCTTGGCGGAAGGCGAGATGTATTGTGCAGGTTGGTTCGGATTACGTGTAAAGATACGCCAGTCCGGATCATTCAGATTAAACGGTGTGTCTTCGTCCAGCAGATCCATATTGGATTCCCACAGACTGCGAATGGTACCTACGTCTTTCCAGTACCCTTCGAATGGATATGCATATAGGGATTTTTCGTTTTCAAGCAACAAAGGAATGATATCTTTACCAAAATCGTAGGAGGTGGATGCCTGTTGTTCATCCTGGATCAGGAAACGTTTCAGTACATCCCACTTGAAGAGATAGATACCCATGGAAGCGAGTGTGCTCTTGGGCTCAGGAGGTTTTTCTTCAAATTCATAGATGCTATAGTCATCGTTGGTGTTCAGCACGCCGAAGCGGCTCGCTTCTTCCAATGAGACATCAATGACGGATATGGTGCAATCCGCATCTTTTTCCTTGTGATACTGAAGCATTTTTTCGTAGTCCATCTTATAGATATGATCCCCTGACAGAATGAGCACATGCTCAGGATCGAATTGTTCAATAAAGTTCAGGTTACGGAAGATCGCATCCGCTGTACCACGGTACCAGTTGCTTCCATCTTCACGTTCATGTGGAGGAAGTACATACACTCCGCCGTTTTTACGATCCAGATCCCAGTCACTGCCAATGCCAATATAGGAATGCAAGACAAGTGGTTCATATTGCGTCAATACACCCACTGTATCAATACCAGAATTAGAACAGTTACTCAGCGGAAAATCAATGATTCGGTAGGTGCCCCCAAAATATA
Protein-coding sequences here:
- a CDS encoding VanZ family protein, with the translated sequence MNEKSWLHSKFMLVIVGCMAVLYILIMGNLLFVRGRTPGVYYQYNVIPFETIRPLLLERERYHTGAWVKNLFGNIVLFIPLGIWIPWLFRRCRAFLTFTTTVVLLLLGVEVTQLITRVGSFDVDDVILNTIGAWIGYVGFKLFLFPPGRTRN
- the glgD gene encoding glucose-1-phosphate adenylyltransferase subunit GlgD yields the protein MKPLIGVINLDHELEELKELTYFRCGAAVPYAGRYRLIDFVLSNMMNAGIESIGVFVRRKYRSLMDHLGDGKPWDLDRKHGGMFILPPDWNDPTDTSQGDLQHFHNNLDFFHRGSGQYVVHAGSRHVTKADLQDVYRYHISKGADVTLVCKKVDQLLPEHDACVKVDHDGDGNVVDIHQSANHPNIYTEIFIMEKELFLRQVQRCIDHGESHFFRDVIQKNPDGLNIAAYAYDGYHAVINSIDSYYRNSMELLNTGQYEQLFKEDPIQTKIKYEAPAKYLDTADVKHSLLANGCIVAGEVEDSILFRGVQVAKGAKIKGSIIMQKCYIGEGTVLENVILDKDVKLTGGQTLIGAPSNPYILAKSTII
- a CDS encoding glucose-1-phosphate adenylyltransferase; the protein is MAKKEVVAMLLAGGQGKRLKGLTKSLAKPAVYFGGTYRIIDFPLSNCSNSGIDTVGVLTQYEPLVLHSYIGIGSDWDLDRKNGGVYVLPPHEREDGSNWYRGTADAIFRNLNFIEQFDPEHVLILSGDHIYKMDYEKMLQYHKEKDADCTISVIDVSLEEASRFGVLNTNDDYSIYEFEEKPPEPKSTLASMGIYLFKWDVLKRFLIQDEQQASTSYDFGKDIIPLLLENEKSLYAYPFEGYWKDVGTIRSLWESNMDLLDEDTPFNLNDPDWRIFTRNPNQPAQYISPSAKVRNCIISEGSVVHGEVNHSVLFYGIEVGENSAVIDSVIMPRVKIGQNVRIHRAIISEGLVIPDGTQISPAPGDESDILLVDQEELERQLRQGITSKA
- a CDS encoding glycogen/starch/alpha-glucan phosphorylase; its protein translation is MFDNKETFKSIFTRNLVSKLGKPIEEATQEDVYHVLGSMIREYAGQDWAASNQGFKQRQDKQVYYFSLEFLIGRLLGNNLLNVNELELVRDSLAELGFSLEEVEEQEADAGLGNGGLGRLAACFLDSLASLGYAGHGCGIRYKYGLFEQKIINGNQVELPDNWLDKGNEWEVRRPDKKVEVQFWGRVEAHEQDGHYQFVTKDAESVVAIPYDVPVIGYGQTHVNTLRLWSAEPKRETSLDTPSNYYGYLDYSRSVESISEFLYPDDSQYEGKLLRLKQQYFMCSAGVQSALRTFNKLELSYDRLPDKVAFHINDTHPTLVIPELMRILIDVKGYGWDEAWDITTRTVSYTNHTTLSEALEKWPVAMISKLLPRIYMIIEEINKRFCGMLLDRYPGDQDRIGHLAIIANDQVRMAHLAIVGSHSVNGVAALHTEILKEREMAPFYALYPERFNNKTNGITHRRWLMHANPKLSDLITDTIGNEWITEPGKLDQLAGFADNTSFQEQFHSIKRDNKERLAAYILDHTGTTVNPDSIFDVQVKRLHGYKRQLLNILHVMHLYNRLKNDASFDMVPRTFIFGAKAAPSYYFAKKIIKLINTVSDTVNRDAAVNDRLKVFFLENYSVSLAEKIIPAADVSEQISTAGKEASGTGNMKFMMNGALTIGTMDGANVEMAEQVGEENMFIYGLRADEVLEYYRSGSYRPNEIVQHDERIREVVEQLVHPGAFCYRDGEFWDIYDSLLAHGDEYFVLRDFAAYADAHAAIDQAYRDIPDWTQKAILNTAHSGIFSSDRTISEYATDIWGIHPVSGNWKG